In Nymphaea colorata isolate Beijing-Zhang1983 chromosome 10, ASM883128v2, whole genome shotgun sequence, the genomic stretch TTACCCTCAAATAGTGTGCAAGAAATCCTTTAGAGTGGTTAAATGACAACGCGCTTCCAAGAATGACGAAAtttaattgatatatatatatatatatatatatatatatatatatatatatatatatatatatattcttttcgAACTGTCAAAGGAGCTCAAATGCCAGCTTCCTGCGCGGAAATTTTACCATATATTGGGGAGCAAAAGACGAAATTGCATGGGAAGGGGACAAAcagaataaattttttaatgcttATGAACAGTGTCATTTGAAAAATGCGCTATTGGCCTATTGATGTGCTTGGTGGTTCTATCATTCACATTGCAGGTCCACTCTACTGAAGTGTACAATGTTTTGATCAAGGAAGGAGAGCAGAAATCTGCCTGCCATAAGAGTAGACAGATCTTTGAGACAATATTTAGAGTTAGGAGTCACCgataagaaagaaagtgatATAGGCAAATAATTCCGTCGCGACAGTCAAATGGATCTTGTTTTTAGTTCATGAGAGAAGGTTCGAGAGGCATCTTTttcgtttgaaaaatttacagatAGCCACTTCAACGCTATTTGAGCTATTTTTAAATGGCGTCTCAACCTTTATGATTTTACAGATAGATGCCCAACATGTGGGGGTAATTCATGACAAGGTCAATTGTTAAAAAGTTACCCAAATATGAGTACAAGCTCAAAAAGGAAAGCTATCATCAAAGCCTCAATCTCTAACGAAGAATCAGTAAGAACAACTCTTGATACCCGCCTGCAATATTACCCAAGAAATCACAAGTACGGAAGAATCTAAGGGTTCTGCTGTGGGGTCAGATTCCAAGGTATCTTTAGTGCACATttatttcagagagagagagagagagagagagagagagagagagagagagagagagagagagagaaagggaaagagagaacaATTGTGCTATGATAATTTCACGCCAATTGATTATCCTGCCAAGTCACCGTTCATAAGCAGCCATTTGCAAATGACTGAACCTTTATCGAATTTTATCTTTGTGGACCAATTTGTCTCATTTGTGGTTCTTTTTTCCCTCCATGCAATTTATAAGGCCCAGTTTACGTTGCTTTTTGTCTTTTCGAGTGTCTTCAACTTCAATCAAAGTAATAAGTGAGAGcattttttcataaatccaTCCATATCTACAGTATAAATTTTCCTTCATACATTTAACCAAGGTAGATAATACATCAATCCTTGTCCACATGACATATTAGATCCCTGCCACTATCGATCTTGCGGCATGGAGCACCTTTTTCggctttgtatatatatgtaatacatacatatatgcgagtatatatatgtatatatttatgagatatttcataatttgataTTTTGTGCAAATCATACGTGCAGACCAGTAGCTAGATTAAGGGCCACATGCAGCAGCAGCCATGCAGCAGTAGGTGCTTGGGAGACGAAGACTTATGCCGTAGGGTAGGAGGCCTGCATGGCTATACCACAGAGACCGCTCTTTGAGGCTATGTCGCTTTTCATCCTGATATAGCCGCCCTCGCCCCAGCTTGACCCCCACGAGTTCTTCACCAGCCAGTACTTGGTCCCGTCCTTCGCTGTGCCGTACCCCACTGCCGTCACCGCGTGGTTCAGAAGCGTACCGCAGTCTCCGGAAAAGATACCGCTCTTATAGAACTGGAAAGCGTAGCCACCGGCATCTATGGCGACAGAGACCGGCTGGTTAGCCACTGCCTTCAGCAGCGCCGCCTCGTCATTAGCTGGCACGTCCTCAAAGCCGCGGATCGTCGCTGCGGGACTCTTGTTCTTGCGGGCGTTGCAGGTGCCATCACTGCCCATGTAAGGGTAGTTTGCCTCCGTGGTGAGACCATGGTTATTGATAATGTACTGGAAGGCAGAGTCCATGAGGCCGCCGTTGCAGCCCTCGTCGGACCCATGGATGTCGCAGTCGACGAGCTGCTGCTCGGAGAGGGAGATGAGCTTGCCTGTCTTGAGTTTCGTAAGACCTTCTATGGCTGCCACCGCCGAGAAAGCCCAGCAGCAACCTGTTTTGAAAGGGTTACAACGATGCAATGAATTAAAACTCGATTTGAAATGTTATAAAGGCCACCACACGGATCTGATCTCCCTAGTTATTAGGTTTCGTTGTGTATAAACTATGGTACACAAAATATGATGTGATTCTGAAAgtttttgttaaatttaatAAGCGAAGGCTGAACGTAATTACACTATATTTCttaaaacaagaataaggtgTTCTTCAATATATGTTCCAAAAACTCAATATTCATCGCATCAAATACCCACCACATTTTCTTTGAAGTATGTTAATGGCGTGCAAGCATAAAAATGTGTGAATGAATGTCTTGACTCGGAGGTAGAAAAAGTACGAGTTATTTTGGACTAAAAAGTGACTTCCACCAGCCTTAATTTAGACATGGAGATGGAGTTCAGTTGACGGGTGCAAATGGCCTATGCTCACTTCCGGCTAAAGTAGTAACATGACGGCCACAACCAAACTTTGGTGGCTTCATGCGTCTCATATATGCCTAATCAGGCATAAGAACTTCTTGCATATAGGCAGCTCGTTGTTGTGTGAATAAATGAATATTTGAGCCCTAAGGACATAGATAACGTGATGTGAACATCTGAAGGTTTAAAGGCGAAAAACCTGCACTACATTgctatttacaaaaaaaaataaatcattcgctagatcaataaaaaaaaagaggttttttccttctatcatgAGGTGTATTTCTTAATatattatcatattttttttcggTGAACAAAGTCAGCTCAAATTGGTATTAAGAAAAAGGCCATATTTCTTAATCGAGTGAATTTAAAAGGTCAAACAAATAAACGATAGTGCCCATAGACTACAAGATCAGactaatcaaacaaataaacaatagTACCCATAGACTTACAAGATTAGATTAAGCAGAAAAAATTGCTTGTGGCATGTTTACTTTTCAAGTGTTTAATAGGCATTACTGACTGcacgctttctctctctctaggtgCAATAATCATTGGAATGAAtgacacgtgtgtgtgtgtgtgtgcaataAAAAGAGTAATAATATTTAATCAAGAGGTATAAACTGATAAAAAACTACAGTAAGAAGTCAGGAAgtgtatatttatatacatgCGTGCATGGGTAGTAGAACAGGAAACATCCTCAAAACAAGTTACGAGGAGACAACTCAACGGTATTGTAAAGCAATAAGCAGATTTGAATAAAAAGTGAATCAAAACATATGGCAATATTAGTTATACTAAGTTGCTCACCACATAGTCCTTGGTCCTTCACTGGTGTTACTGCACCTTTCACCCTCCAGTCCATGGAGGGTGGGACAGCAGTCACACCCGCATACCTGAAAGGGCTACCGCTTGCCCTACCGCTGGACGTCTTCTTCAAGCCCGTCCGGGCAGCTAGGAACTCCTCATTCGTCATATCTGCAAACTGGTTGATACCCAATATGTAAGATTGGTTCCTAGAGTTAAAGGACTCGATAAGATCAACATTAGCCTTGAAGATCTGAAATCGCCGCGCCCTCTCGGCATCGTCGGGGTAAACCCGGCCGTGTTTCGCCATCCACTGGGCGTGCTTGTCGGCCATGAATGTCTCATCAAGGCCTCTGGGCATGGCCTGTAAGGCCATGAGAGCCATGAGGGTCATCACCATGCAGCTGCAGACCAGAAGCTTGGAGGCCATTGTGTGGTAGGCAGCTGTCTTGGTTAGACGATGAAACCACAGTTGGAGGTGTGGTGGATTCTTCTGGTGCATGGCTATATATAGAAATGTTTTGGAACCGAAATGTGAGATCAGAAGGCCAGCCAATTATTCGCCATTGATTAATTGACGATAACAAGGGTCACCATCAACGGCCGGAAGACTGACACTGCCAGAACCTTTTTGGCAAGCCCCACAATTAAAGGACAATTGAGTTTTGCAGGTTACATGAGATCAGGGGGGTTCTGTTTTTTACATAATGTATACGAATAGCCACTTATTGATTAGTCTAATTTCAATTGCCGCTTACCAATTTTATATTTTGCTAAATCGTGCTAGCCAGCACACACAAATATTGATAACATTCCTCCAACTTTTAAGTACTAACTAAAAACGTGATAATGTTAAGCTTCTCATGAGATGTGGCCGGTCCATGAGTTGGCTATGTTCAGATGGTATATGATTACACCTCAAGGAAGCTTCCAAATTATAGCGACAATAGAGATGATAAAACTCACTTTTACTTTGAGGAAGATGGCATGGACTACTTGCAATAATTA encodes the following:
- the LOC116261924 gene encoding senescence-specific cysteine protease SAG39-like, which encodes MASKLLVCSCMVMTLMALMALQAMPRGLDETFMADKHAQWMAKHGRVYPDDAERARRFQIFKANVDLIESFNSRNQSYILGINQFADMTNEEFLAARTGLKKTSSGRASGSPFRYAGVTAVPPSMDWRVKGAVTPVKDQGLCGCCWAFSAVAAIEGLTKLKTGKLISLSEQQLVDCDIHGSDEGCNGGLMDSAFQYIINNHGLTTEANYPYMGSDGTCNARKNKSPAATIRGFEDVPANDEAALLKAVANQPVSVAIDAGGYAFQFYKSGIFSGDCGTLLNHAVTAVGYGTAKDGTKYWLVKNSWGSSWGEGGYIRMKSDIASKSGLCGIAMQASYPTA